A genomic region of Ignavibacteria bacterium contains the following coding sequences:
- a CDS encoding NADH-quinone oxidoreductase subunit N has protein sequence MELQNYLNTLPVILVSIAFVITLLIEAFYKKGENLIYWFSLVVLLFTTVYSLLTINKVELNFYGTVQSGGISNLIYFILSLTTFLVLISSRNYLQRTGYHHGEFYILILSSLLGMMLMTSSRDLVLTFLALELMSLSFYVLAGFNRKVIFNNEASLKYFLLGAFASGFLLYGIALIYGSAQTTNIQAIIQNFSELLYKPLFNLGLVLLIIGFSFKVASVPFHMWVPDVYEGSPTVVSAFMSTAGKTAAFVALIVVLYGTLSARVVFEDISKIIGWLAIASMLVGSITAIAQSNLKRMLAYSSIAHAGYMLIGIAAANKLGMSGVIFYLTVYSFMNIAAFIMISFLESDFEKRVSLDDFKGLANTHPWFAAVMSILMFALSGLPPFGGFFGKYYVFLSAVRADMTYLAVVGVISSVISAYFYLRVVVYMYFKTSDEKQNLFSSAGDYFVLTICVLFIIQLGLTPNFVLDMITRFLL, from the coding sequence ATGGAACTACAGAACTACTTAAATACATTGCCGGTAATTTTAGTTTCAATTGCTTTTGTAATTACTCTTTTAATTGAAGCATTTTATAAAAAAGGTGAGAATTTAATTTATTGGTTCTCGCTTGTTGTTTTGTTGTTTACAACTGTTTATTCGCTTCTCACAATAAATAAAGTCGAATTAAATTTTTATGGGACAGTTCAAAGCGGCGGAATTTCTAATCTAATTTATTTTATTCTCTCTCTTACCACATTTCTGGTTTTGATTTCATCCAGAAACTATCTTCAAAGAACAGGTTATCATCATGGAGAATTTTACATATTAATCTTGAGCTCTTTACTTGGAATGATGTTGATGACTTCTTCAAGAGATTTAGTTTTAACTTTTCTTGCTCTCGAACTTATGTCTTTAAGTTTTTATGTACTGGCAGGCTTTAATAGAAAGGTTATTTTTAACAATGAAGCTTCATTAAAGTATTTCTTACTTGGCGCTTTTGCATCAGGATTTTTATTGTATGGAATTGCGTTAATTTATGGTTCAGCTCAAACAACAAATATCCAGGCAATTATTCAAAACTTTTCTGAATTACTTTATAAGCCGCTATTCAATCTTGGTTTAGTTTTATTAATAATAGGATTTTCATTTAAAGTTGCTTCTGTTCCATTTCATATGTGGGTGCCTGATGTTTATGAAGGAAGCCCAACCGTTGTCAGTGCTTTTATGTCTACCGCAGGTAAAACAGCAGCTTTTGTAGCTTTAATTGTTGTTTTATATGGAACTCTTTCTGCTCGAGTAGTTTTTGAAGATATTTCAAAAATTATTGGCTGGCTTGCAATTGCATCGATGCTTGTTGGTTCAATTACTGCTATTGCTCAAAGTAATTTGAAAAGAATGCTTGCATATTCCAGCATTGCACACGCTGGTTATATGTTGATTGGTATTGCAGCTGCTAATAAGCTTGGAATGAGTGGAGTGATTTTTTATTTAACAGTTTATTCGTTTATGAATATAGCTGCTTTTATAATGATTTCATTTCTTGAGAGTGACTTTGAGAAGAGAGTTAGCCTTGATGACTTCAAAGGTTTAGCAAATACTCATCCATGGTTTGCAGCGGTGATGTCAATTTTGATGTTTGCGCTTTCCGGATTGCCCCCATTTGGTGGATTCTTCGGTAAGTATTATGTATTTCTTTCGGCTGTTAGAGCCGATATGACTTATCTTGCAGTTGTTGGTGTAATATCAAGTGTGATCTCAGCTTATTTTTATTTGAGAGTAGTTGTTTATATGTATTTCAAAACAAGCGACGAGAAACAAAATTTGTTCAGCTCTGCTGGGGATTATTTTGTTTTGACGATTTGTGTTTTATTTATCATTCAACTTGGTTTAACTCCTAATTTTGTTCTTGATATGATTACAAGGTTTTTATTATAA